From the Primulina tabacum isolate GXHZ01 chromosome 3, ASM2559414v2, whole genome shotgun sequence genome, one window contains:
- the LOC142539792 gene encoding uncharacterized protein LOC142539792 isoform X2 has translation MGQSTIRRGRFTYVHDVNGGPPEAIDVHHIFVSNTWCRMSHLCTYALLFAIPGFLLLHHPQDTLVAVTFWGFISAGFLLWVSLRRQIKKESVIIFAAFGVQLETMFKSGRTVRHFVPISKILKPVLVECVTPFSCYWSLSLIIRGEEELLPVFKGLYPPVKMLVPIWKALCVAIANGECNLTLDDSLPSGEMGT, from the exons ATGGGGCAATCTACCATTAGAAGGGGAAGATTCACATATGTACATGATGTGAACGGAGGCCCACCTGAAGCCATCGATGTTCACCATATTTTTGTTTCCAATACGTGGTGCAGGATGTCTCATTTATGCACGTATGCTCTACTTTTTGCAATTCCAGGCTTTCTTTTACTCCATCATCCGCAG GACACATTAGTCGCTGTTACGTTTTGGGGTTTCATCTCTGCTGGTTTTCTCTTATGGGTATCATTAAGAAGACAGATCAAGAAAG AGTCTGTTATAATCTTCGCAGCTTTCGGAGTTCAGCTTGAGACTATGTTTAAAAG TGGGAGAACAGTTCGCCACTTTGTACCAATCAGCAAGATTTTGAAACCTGTACTGGTTGAATGTGTCACACCGTTCTCTTGTTACTGGAGTTTGTCTCTGATTATACGTGGAGAGGAAGAACTTTTACCCGTGTTCAAG GGATTGTATCCTCCCGTCAAAATGTTAGTTCCCATTTGGAAAGCTCTGTGTGTTGCCATTGCTAATGGAGAATGCAACTTGACACTAGATGATTCACTGCCGAGTGGAGAAATGGGTACTTGA
- the LOC142539789 gene encoding protein RTE1-HOMOLOG, with the protein MRSIGEPDRILMIEENPGDSMQIDPKSSRYPCCIVWSPLPVLSCLFPCIGHIGICREDGVILDFAGPNFVCVDNFTFGSPTRYIQLNKEQCFTFINSSGHDSEDESKENGGSSDILMWDDALRKSTQEYQHHSYNLLTCNCHSFVANCLNRLMFQAGGWNVVNLAVLIFLKGQWVSKTAIMRTYLPFLLVVGLGLVFGGATFLTYLTIFFLIIVGWFLLGTYCSKKLIQL; encoded by the exons ATGAGATCAATTGGGGAACCCGATCGCATCTTGATGATTGAAGAAAACCCTGGCGATTCAATGCAGATTGATCCGAAAAGTAGCCGCTATCCTTGCTGCATTGTTTGGTCGCCTCTTCCCGTGTTGTCTTGTCTTTTCCCATGCATTGGCCACATTGGGATATGCAGGGAGGACGGTGTTATTTTGGATTTTGCTGGGCCAAATTTCGTTTGTGTTGACAATTTTACCTTTGGATCACCGACCCGTTACATTCAACTCAACAAAGAGCAG TGCTTCACTTTTATCAATTCCTCGGGGCATGACAGTGAAGATGAATCAAAGGAAAATGGAGGCAGTAGTGATATTCTGATGTGGGACGATGCGCTACGCAAGAGCACACAAGAGTACCAGCATCATTCCTACAACCTTCTCACTTGCAATTGCCATTCATTTGTAGCCAATTGTCTGAATAGGCTGATGTTTCAGGCTGGCGGTTGGAACGTAGTAAACTTGGCTGTTCTTATTTTTCTCAAGGGACAATGGGTCAGTAAAACTGCTATCATGCGAACTTATTTGCCATTCCTCTTAGTCGTTGGCCTCGGGCTTGTCTTTGGAGGAGCAACCTTCCTCACTTATTTGACCATCTTCTTTTTAATCATTGTTGGGTGGTTTCTTCTAGGTACCTACTGTTCTAAAAAATTGATCCAGCTGTAA
- the LOC142539792 gene encoding uncharacterized protein LOC142539792 isoform X1 has protein sequence MGQSTIRRGRFTYVHDVNGGPPEAIDVHHIFVSNTWCRMSHLCTYALLFAIPGFLLLHHPQDTLVAVTFWGFISAGFLLWVSLRRQIKKAESVIIFAAFGVQLETMFKSGRTVRHFVPISKILKPVLVECVTPFSCYWSLSLIIRGEEELLPVFKGLYPPVKMLVPIWKALCVAIANGECNLTLDDSLPSGEMGT, from the exons ATGGGGCAATCTACCATTAGAAGGGGAAGATTCACATATGTACATGATGTGAACGGAGGCCCACCTGAAGCCATCGATGTTCACCATATTTTTGTTTCCAATACGTGGTGCAGGATGTCTCATTTATGCACGTATGCTCTACTTTTTGCAATTCCAGGCTTTCTTTTACTCCATCATCCGCAG GACACATTAGTCGCTGTTACGTTTTGGGGTTTCATCTCTGCTGGTTTTCTCTTATGGGTATCATTAAGAAGACAGATCAAGAAAG CAGAGTCTGTTATAATCTTCGCAGCTTTCGGAGTTCAGCTTGAGACTATGTTTAAAAG TGGGAGAACAGTTCGCCACTTTGTACCAATCAGCAAGATTTTGAAACCTGTACTGGTTGAATGTGTCACACCGTTCTCTTGTTACTGGAGTTTGTCTCTGATTATACGTGGAGAGGAAGAACTTTTACCCGTGTTCAAG GGATTGTATCCTCCCGTCAAAATGTTAGTTCCCATTTGGAAAGCTCTGTGTGTTGCCATTGCTAATGGAGAATGCAACTTGACACTAGATGATTCACTGCCGAGTGGAGAAATGGGTACTTGA